One window from the genome of Gammaproteobacteria bacterium encodes:
- a CDS encoding Ku protein, with the protein MPRSNWKGVISFGLVSIPIVLFNSEDPSTGVSFKQINRKTGAKIKYKRVDVETNKEVPWEQIGKGYEYAKDVILPVEEGELERVAGENARTIAIEEFVDKNSINFLNIDGTYYLVPDKNGEKGYVILREALKRANKIGVAKVIISTKEYLAAVSVFENALVLHLLRYQEEIRDLNEFNIPQEDYKKYKVNNKEIEIAQKLIGSMTAKWKPSQYKDEYKEAVEKWVEEKANHLPASKMAPRSTAKKQTGKVIDFVDLLRKSLASSKPVKSRGSKKTKVAKRTPPSSKNLTHRKTAARH; encoded by the coding sequence ATGCCACGATCAAATTGGAAAGGGGTTATTTCATTTGGCTTAGTCAGTATTCCGATCGTTTTATTTAATTCCGAGGATCCGTCGACGGGTGTGTCATTTAAGCAAATTAATCGCAAGACGGGTGCGAAAATAAAATATAAACGTGTTGATGTTGAGACGAATAAAGAAGTACCGTGGGAGCAAATTGGTAAAGGATATGAGTATGCCAAAGATGTCATCTTGCCTGTAGAAGAAGGTGAATTGGAAAGAGTGGCTGGAGAGAATGCAAGAACCATCGCGATTGAAGAATTCGTGGATAAAAATAGTATTAACTTCCTTAATATTGATGGCACTTATTATCTTGTTCCAGATAAAAATGGTGAAAAGGGTTATGTCATATTGAGAGAAGCTTTAAAACGTGCTAATAAAATAGGTGTCGCGAAAGTCATCATCAGTACCAAAGAATATTTAGCCGCGGTTTCTGTTTTTGAAAATGCTCTTGTTCTTCATTTGTTACGCTATCAGGAAGAAATTCGCGATTTAAATGAATTTAATATTCCGCAAGAGGATTACAAAAAATATAAAGTTAATAATAAAGAAATAGAAATTGCTCAAAAGCTAATCGGTTCCATGACAGCAAAATGGAAACCTTCTCAATACAAAGATGAATACAAAGAAGCAGTCGAAAAATGGGTCGAAGAAAAAGCAAATCACTTACCCGCATCAAAAATGGCCCCACGATCCACTGCGAAGAAACAAACCGGTAAAGTGATTGATTTTGTTGATTTATTACGAAAAAGTTTAGCGTCCTCGAAGCCAGTTAAAAGTCGTGGCAGCAAAAAAACTAAAGTTGCAAAACGAACACCACCATCCTCTAAAAATTTAACGCACCGTAAAACAGCTGCGAGGCATTAA
- a CDS encoding CsbD family protein: MKNITKILFLPIVAAFFITACDNNPERQKATGEKVKGTTQAALGNMTNDSELKADGKGNRIKGDLRSTKEDVKDIVTGN, encoded by the coding sequence ATGAAAAATATTACTAAAATCTTGTTTCTACCCATCGTTGCTGCTTTTTTTATCACAGCCTGCGACAACAATCCTGAACGTCAAAAAGCTACGGGAGAAAAAGTAAAGGGAACAACACAAGCTGCGCTTGGAAATATGACAAATGATTCTGAGCTTAAAGCTGATGGTAAGGGGAATCGTATCAAAGGCGATTTACGCTCTACAAAGGAAGATGTGAAAGATATTGTAACGGGTAACTAA
- a CDS encoding hemerythrin domain-containing protein — MNAVDFLIKEHNKIRKAFAEISNKVHRDLTKREMFEALSHELVRHETMEQEVWYPKLKTNEKLRDVIKHLVFEEKTAAKAIKEIKKIKIQEAWEEKFLKLKKDVEHHATEEETKLFPKVERLLNEAELNRIGKELREFKLEFEEAR; from the coding sequence ATGAATGCGGTAGATTTCCTTATTAAAGAGCATAATAAAATAAGAAAAGCTTTTGCTGAAATTAGTAATAAAGTTCATCGTGATTTAACCAAAAGAGAAATGTTTGAAGCATTATCCCATGAACTAGTTAGACACGAAACAATGGAGCAAGAGGTTTGGTATCCAAAATTAAAGACGAATGAAAAATTACGTGATGTGATCAAACATTTGGTTTTCGAAGAAAAGACTGCAGCAAAAGCCATCAAGGAAATAAAAAAAATAAAAATACAAGAAGCCTGGGAAGAAAAATTTCTTAAATTAAAAAAAGATGTTGAGCATCATGCTACCGAAGAAGAAACCAAATTATTCCCTAAAGTTGAAAGATTACTAAATGAAGCTGAGCTCAATCGAATTGGCAAAGAATTGCGGGAATTCAAGCTTGAATTTGAAGAAGCACGATAA
- a CDS encoding enoyl-CoA hydratase/isomerase family protein codes for MFETLLFAVDHNIATVTFNRPQAFNSFDNKMGDELEILTEEIRNNAAIRAVLLQGAGDLFMAGGDINFFYNQLDTMPKYVMKIVRTLNASILNLMQMPKPVLASVHGSVAGVGMSIMMAADLVIAAEDTKFTMAYSGIGISPDGGASFNLPRIVGVKKAMEWLLLSDLFDATAAQNAGLINWVVPQDHLADQTQKLIKRLAQGPTQSFAQTKQLVNSSWEQNLATHLEKEGRAFATCSVTSDFKNGVKGFLQKTRPQFEGV; via the coding sequence ATGTTTGAAACACTTTTATTTGCTGTAGATCATAACATTGCAACGGTTACGTTTAATCGACCTCAAGCTTTCAATAGCTTCGATAACAAAATGGGTGATGAATTAGAAATCCTTACCGAAGAAATTCGCAATAATGCAGCAATTCGTGCTGTATTGTTGCAAGGTGCTGGGGATTTATTTATGGCGGGTGGTGATATTAATTTTTTTTACAATCAATTAGACACGATGCCTAAATATGTTATGAAAATTGTACGCACATTGAATGCATCAATTCTTAATTTAATGCAAATGCCCAAGCCAGTTTTAGCAAGTGTCCATGGGTCGGTTGCAGGTGTTGGGATGAGTATTATGATGGCAGCAGATCTTGTTATTGCTGCCGAGGATACCAAATTTACCATGGCTTACAGTGGTATTGGCATCAGTCCTGATGGCGGCGCATCATTTAATTTACCGCGCATAGTTGGCGTAAAAAAAGCGATGGAATGGCTTTTACTCTCTGATCTTTTCGATGCAACAGCTGCGCAAAATGCTGGATTAATTAATTGGGTTGTTCCTCAAGATCATCTTGCAGATCAAACACAGAAATTAATTAAACGGCTCGCGCAAGGTCCTACTCAATCTTTTGCGCAAACCAAACAATTAGTCAATTCAAGCTGGGAGCAAAACTTGGCAACTCATCTTGAGAAAGAAGGCCGTGCTTTTGCTACCTGTAGTGTCACTTCTGATTTTAAAAACGGTGTGAAGGGATTTTTGCAAAAAACTCGCCCGCAGTTTGAAGGGGTTTAA
- a CDS encoding DEAD/DEAH box helicase, translating to MPSINPDPLIWAHPIVREWFISHFPMPTEPQVEGWPSILKGESTLISAPTGSGKTLAAFFVCIEQLVRKALAQGLEDKTEVLYISPLKALSNDIQKNLLTPLHGITSLARTKGLCIQEVRAVVRTGDTLPRDRQAMLKKPPHILVTTPESLYILLTSAKSREMLRSVKTVIVDEIHAVADDKRGSHLALSLERLEALVEQPLLRIGLSATQKPMEVVAQFLVGVKRPLPKIVNIGHTKQLELTLEVPDIELGPVASNEMWDNIYDRIVELSNENRSTLVFVNTRRLAERVAHHLGERLGEDKVAAHHGSLSRKLRLLAEHRLKEGELKVLVATASLELGIDIGSIDLVCQLGSPRAISVALQRVGRAGHWHGAISKGALFATTRDELVECAAVIEAIKDGELDQLIIPTQPLDVLAQQIVASCVSEEWQEIKLFELFKQAYSYRDLTFETFLTVVKMLSEGIAGSRGRYGAYLYRDSIQGSIKARRGARITAITSGGAIPDNGLFTVVAEPQQNIVGTLDEDFAVESNRGDIILLGSTSWQIRRVESASGRVLVEDAHGAPPSVPFWRGEAPARSLELSRYVSDLREKVSNQLAISIKTFRHQADHPDIKNCITWLNKHCGLNQSGAEQLIEYILLGRALLGTVPTQQKLIAERCFDETGGMQLIIHSPFGARINKAWGLALRKKFCRSFNFELQAAATDNGINISLAEQHSFPLGDVFHFLHTNTLKNVVTQAVLQSPLFITRWRWTASRSLALSRFRFGKKVPPNIQRALADDLLAAVFPDASACQDNLAGQDIIPPDHPLVFEALKDSLTEAMDIEGLMSVIQSIQDETIQCIAVDTPTPSAFAHEILNANPYAYLDDAPLEERRARAIEMRRMLPETLLQEVGQLDESAIELVMHDAKPDIRSAEELHDVMQTLIALPQTFTESDPDFQHWQGLMHELTQRQTGVIAYEQGICMWMAVEKVETFKQIYPQAIFPRSPIPVEQTIPQREDALLDLLRGWLLHLGPTRADKLSNLLYLSISEIDAILLRLEATGLILRGQFTHDVSALEWCERRLLARIHKLTVGRLRQEIAPVPSATFMRWLCQWQHLTSDSQLQGEQGLLNIIRQLQGFEIPANRWERQIFSKRLLDYQMSMLDQLCLTGVVGWGRLSSHPLMLDEHHDTTKKIAANSSIPITFFLREQAANLILKKPKVTENLEQLSFIALSIYEFLQQKGASFFPDILYGVKHLAAEVEQGLWELVAAGLITADGFDNLRSLIDKRRRLRKGRRSRFTLASGARWSLLQAYGTDEITAKQLEATCWQLLTRYGVVFRDLIVREKNLPRWRDLLMTFRRLEDRGEIRGGRFVSGFLGEQFALPSAVESLRICHKSTPDDHVITLTSADPLNLVGILLPGERVAVNSKVKIRLKNGVVVEE from the coding sequence CCTTGCACGGTATTACCTCCCTTGCAAGAACAAAGGGACTTTGCATTCAAGAAGTTCGAGCGGTAGTCCGAACCGGGGATACCTTGCCGCGTGATCGGCAAGCTATGCTTAAAAAACCACCACACATTTTAGTAACGACGCCAGAATCTTTGTATATCCTGTTAACATCCGCTAAAAGTCGCGAAATGCTTCGATCTGTCAAGACTGTGATTGTGGATGAAATTCATGCCGTAGCCGATGACAAACGGGGTTCGCATTTAGCTTTATCATTAGAGCGTCTTGAAGCTCTGGTCGAACAACCTCTTTTGAGAATAGGTTTATCTGCCACGCAAAAACCCATGGAAGTTGTCGCGCAATTTTTGGTAGGAGTGAAGAGACCCCTGCCAAAAATTGTCAATATTGGTCATACCAAACAATTAGAACTGACCCTTGAAGTACCTGATATTGAATTAGGGCCAGTTGCCAGTAATGAAATGTGGGATAACATTTACGATCGCATTGTTGAACTTTCTAATGAAAATCGTTCTACGCTTGTTTTTGTCAACACGCGACGTTTAGCTGAGCGGGTGGCTCATCATTTGGGCGAACGACTGGGTGAGGATAAAGTAGCTGCGCATCATGGGAGTTTATCACGCAAGTTGAGATTGCTTGCGGAGCATCGATTAAAAGAAGGTGAATTAAAAGTTTTAGTCGCCACTGCTTCTCTTGAATTAGGAATTGACATTGGCAGTATTGATTTAGTATGTCAGTTGGGTTCGCCGCGTGCCATCTCAGTTGCCTTGCAACGCGTTGGCCGTGCAGGTCATTGGCATGGTGCCATTTCGAAAGGTGCATTATTTGCAACAACGCGGGATGAATTAGTTGAGTGTGCAGCGGTCATTGAGGCGATTAAAGACGGAGAGCTTGATCAACTTATTATTCCGACTCAACCTTTAGATGTCTTAGCTCAACAAATTGTTGCAAGTTGCGTCAGTGAAGAATGGCAAGAAATAAAATTATTTGAATTGTTTAAGCAAGCTTATTCATATCGAGATTTAACTTTTGAAACATTTTTAACGGTCGTTAAAATGCTGTCAGAAGGTATAGCGGGCAGTCGAGGACGATACGGTGCATATTTATATCGTGATTCCATTCAAGGTTCGATTAAAGCGCGTCGTGGCGCCCGCATTACAGCAATTACCAGTGGGGGCGCAATTCCTGATAATGGTTTATTCACTGTAGTTGCTGAACCTCAGCAGAATATTGTCGGTACATTAGACGAAGATTTTGCAGTCGAGAGTAATCGTGGAGATATTATTTTATTGGGTTCCACTTCTTGGCAAATTAGACGCGTTGAATCTGCCTCAGGACGCGTGTTGGTTGAAGATGCGCACGGTGCTCCGCCCAGTGTACCTTTTTGGCGCGGTGAGGCCCCAGCGCGATCCTTAGAATTATCCCGTTATGTTTCTGATCTGCGGGAAAAGGTTAGCAATCAACTTGCTATTAGCATTAAAACTTTCCGTCATCAAGCAGATCATCCTGATATTAAAAACTGCATCACTTGGTTAAACAAGCATTGCGGTCTTAATCAGTCAGGTGCAGAACAATTGATTGAATATATTTTATTAGGTCGTGCTTTATTAGGCACTGTACCGACACAGCAAAAGTTAATTGCTGAGCGTTGCTTTGATGAAACGGGCGGGATGCAACTTATTATTCATTCACCTTTCGGAGCACGAATTAATAAAGCATGGGGACTTGCCTTGCGTAAAAAGTTTTGTCGTTCATTTAATTTTGAATTACAAGCTGCTGCGACGGATAACGGAATTAATATTTCTCTTGCGGAACAACATAGCTTCCCCTTAGGTGATGTATTTCATTTTTTACATACAAATACCTTGAAAAATGTCGTAACACAAGCCGTTTTGCAATCACCCCTCTTCATTACACGGTGGCGGTGGACTGCATCTCGCTCTTTAGCACTTTCGCGCTTTCGGTTTGGTAAAAAAGTTCCTCCCAACATTCAGCGTGCTTTGGCAGATGATTTATTGGCAGCAGTGTTTCCTGACGCATCAGCGTGCCAAGATAATTTAGCGGGACAAGATATTATTCCACCTGATCATCCTTTAGTTTTTGAAGCATTGAAAGATTCATTAACTGAGGCGATGGATATAGAAGGCTTGATGAGTGTTATTCAATCCATTCAAGATGAAACCATTCAATGTATTGCCGTGGATACGCCGACACCTTCGGCATTTGCGCATGAAATTTTAAACGCAAATCCTTACGCCTATTTAGACGATGCGCCGCTTGAAGAAAGGCGTGCACGTGCAATTGAAATGCGTCGCATGCTGCCAGAAACGCTTTTGCAAGAAGTGGGTCAGTTGGATGAATCTGCAATTGAGCTAGTCATGCATGATGCTAAGCCTGACATTCGATCAGCAGAAGAGTTGCATGATGTTATGCAAACTTTAATTGCTCTACCTCAGACCTTCACTGAGAGTGATCCTGACTTTCAACATTGGCAAGGATTGATGCATGAATTAACGCAGCGTCAAACAGGTGTTATTGCCTATGAACAAGGCATATGTATGTGGATGGCTGTTGAGAAAGTTGAAACTTTTAAACAAATATATCCTCAAGCCATTTTCCCTCGCTCGCCCATTCCTGTTGAACAAACTATTCCACAACGCGAAGATGCTTTACTTGATTTACTACGCGGATGGCTCTTACATCTTGGCCCTACGCGTGCCGATAAGCTGAGCAATCTTTTATATCTTAGCATTTCTGAAATTGATGCAATCCTGTTACGTCTTGAAGCCACAGGGTTAATTCTTCGTGGGCAATTTACCCATGATGTTTCTGCTCTGGAATGGTGTGAGCGACGCTTATTGGCGAGAATTCATAAATTGACTGTGGGGCGATTACGTCAAGAAATTGCTCCCGTTCCAAGCGCGACTTTTATGCGTTGGCTTTGCCAATGGCAGCATTTGACTTCGGATTCTCAACTGCAGGGCGAACAAGGATTGCTAAATATTATTCGTCAATTACAAGGATTTGAAATTCCTGCCAATCGCTGGGAAAGACAAATTTTTTCAAAACGATTACTTGATTATCAAATGAGTATGTTGGATCAACTTTGTTTAACAGGCGTTGTGGGCTGGGGCCGCTTGTCTTCACATCCGCTTATGCTTGATGAACATCATGATACTACCAAAAAAATTGCGGCAAATAGCAGTATTCCAATAACTTTTTTCTTACGGGAGCAAGCTGCTAATCTCATCTTAAAAAAACCAAAGGTGACGGAAAATTTAGAGCAATTAAGTTTTATTGCCTTATCAATTTATGAATTTTTACAGCAAAAGGGTGCTTCTTTTTTTCCTGACATTCTGTATGGGGTTAAGCATTTAGCTGCAGAAGTTGAACAAGGATTATGGGAGCTTGTTGCAGCGGGTTTAATCACTGCAGATGGTTTTGATAATTTGCGTTCTCTTATCGATAAACGTCGCCGTTTACGTAAAGGCAGACGTAGCCGTTTTACTTTAGCTTCGGGTGCCCGTTGGTCTTTACTGCAAGCTTATGGCACTGATGAAATAACAGCAAAGCAATTGGAAGCCACGTGCTGGCAGCTTTTAACTCGCTATGGTGTTGTATTTCGGGATTTAATTGTTAGAGAGAAAAATTTACCACGGTGGCGGGATTTATTAATGACGTTTCGTCGTTTGGAAGATCGAGGTGAGATTCGCGGTGGACGTTTCGTGAGTGGTTTTTTAGGGGAACAATTTGCCCTTCCTAGCGCAGTTGAATCATTGCGTATTTGTCACAAATCAACTCCTGATGACCATGTCATTACCCTCACGTCAGCCGATCCCCTTAATTTAGTCGGTATCCTTCTTCCAGGGGAACGCGTCGCTGTTAATTCGAAAGTAAAAATCCGTTTAAAAAACGGTGTAGTTGTCGAAGAATGA